The Sphingomicrobium sp. genome has a window encoding:
- the tsf gene encoding translation elongation factor Ts, which translates to MAEITAASVKELRERTGAGMMDCKKALAENNGEMEASIDWLRAKGLAAAAKKAGRTAAEGLVGVAVEGTRGAVVEVNSETDFVAKNEIFQDFVRNVATLALQHGTDVEVLGAAQYPEGGTVQEKLTDNIAKIGENQSLRRAAVLEVTEGAVVPYVHNAAAPGLGKIGVLVALESGASAETLTALGKQIAMHVAAAHPQALSADDLDPALVEREKAIAMEKARESGKPENIIEKMVEGGLAKFRKENALLTQLFVMDNKTPVAEVVAAAAKDAGTGIALKGFVRFQLGEGIEKKQDDFAAEVAAAAGVNKTEPVA; encoded by the coding sequence ATGGCTGAGATCACGGCCGCGAGTGTGAAGGAACTGCGCGAGCGCACCGGCGCCGGCATGATGGATTGCAAGAAGGCGCTCGCCGAGAACAATGGCGAGATGGAAGCCTCGATCGACTGGCTGCGTGCCAAGGGCCTCGCGGCTGCCGCGAAGAAGGCCGGGCGCACCGCTGCCGAGGGTCTCGTCGGCGTTGCCGTCGAAGGCACGCGCGGCGCCGTCGTCGAGGTGAACTCGGAAACGGACTTCGTCGCCAAGAACGAGATCTTCCAGGATTTCGTCCGCAATGTCGCGACGCTCGCGCTTCAGCACGGCACTGACGTGGAAGTGCTCGGTGCGGCCCAATATCCGGAAGGCGGCACCGTCCAGGAGAAGCTGACCGACAACATCGCCAAGATCGGCGAGAACCAATCGCTTCGCCGCGCTGCGGTGCTGGAAGTGACCGAAGGCGCCGTGGTGCCCTACGTCCACAATGCGGCGGCTCCGGGCCTCGGCAAGATCGGCGTGCTCGTCGCGCTCGAGAGCGGGGCTTCGGCCGAGACGCTTACGGCTCTTGGCAAGCAGATTGCGATGCACGTCGCTGCTGCTCACCCGCAGGCGCTGAGCGCCGACGATCTCGATCCCGCGCTTGTCGAGCGCGAGAAGGCGATCGCGATGGAAAAGGCGCGCGAGAGCGGCAAGCCGGAGAACATCATCGAGAAGATGGTCGAGGGCGGCCTGGCCAAGTTCCGCAAGGAAAATGCGCTGCTCACCCAGCTGTTCGTGATGGACAACAAGACTCCGGTCGCCGAGGTCGTTGCCGCGGCCGCCAAGGATGCGGGCACGGGCATCGCGCTCAAGGGCTTCGTCCGCTTCCAGCTTGGCGAAGGCATCGAGAAGAAGCAGGACGATTTCGCGGCCGAAGTCGCTGCCGCCGCGGGCGTCAACAAGACCGAGCCGGTCGCCTAA
- the rpsB gene encoding 30S ribosomal protein S2, producing MATTVVTMQQLLEAGAHFGHQTHRWNPKMKPYIFGDRNGVHIIDLSQSVPLFARALDFVQQTVARGGKVLFVGTKRQAQDAIAEAARQSNQHFVNHRWLGGMLTNWKTISNSIKRLKSLEEQLSGDTAGLTKKEVLQLTRERDKLEKSLGGIRDMGGLPDVMFVVDTNKEELAIKEANTLGIPVVAILDSNSDPSGISFPIPGNDDASRAIRLYTDSIAQAAMEGRSGNAAARGEDIGSMAEPPMEAAVA from the coding sequence ATGGCGACCACCGTCGTCACGATGCAGCAATTGCTCGAAGCCGGAGCGCACTTCGGCCACCAGACCCACCGCTGGAACCCCAAGATGAAGCCGTATATTTTCGGCGATCGTAACGGGGTGCACATCATCGACCTGTCGCAGAGCGTTCCGCTGTTCGCTCGCGCGCTCGACTTCGTCCAGCAGACCGTCGCCCGCGGCGGCAAGGTGCTGTTCGTCGGCACCAAGCGGCAGGCGCAGGACGCGATCGCGGAAGCCGCGCGCCAGTCGAATCAGCACTTCGTCAATCACCGCTGGCTCGGCGGCATGCTGACCAACTGGAAGACGATCTCCAACTCGATCAAGCGCCTCAAGAGCCTTGAAGAGCAGTTGTCGGGTGACACCGCCGGCCTGACCAAGAAGGAAGTCCTCCAGCTCACTCGCGAGCGTGACAAGCTCGAAAAGAGCCTCGGCGGCATTCGCGACATGGGCGGCCTGCCGGACGTCATGTTCGTCGTTGACACCAACAAGGAAGAGCTGGCGATCAAGGAAGCCAACACGCTCGGCATCCCGGTCGTCGCGATCCTCGATTCGAACAGCGACCCGAGCGGCATCTCTTTCCCGATCCCGGGCAATGACGACGCCAGCCGCGCGATCCGCCTCTACACCGACTCCATTGCCCAGGCGGCGATGGAAGGGCGCAGCGGCAATGCCGCGGCTCGTGGCGAGGACATCGGCTCCATGGCCGAACCGCCGATGGAAGCTGCGGTCGCTTAA
- a CDS encoding NADP-dependent isocitrate dehydrogenase: MAKIKVKNPVVELDGDEMTRIIWQWIRERLIQPYLDVDLRYYDLSIENRDATDDKVTVEAANAIKEHGVGVKCATITPDEARVEEFKLKKMWKSPNGTIRNILGGVVFREPIVISNVPRLIPGWTDPIVVGRHAFGDQYKATDFRVPGAGKLTMKWTGEDGQELEFEVFDFPSSGVAMGMYNLDESIRDFAHACFNYGLNRGWPVYLSTKNTILKAYDGRFKDLFQEIYDSDYKAKFEAAGIEYQHRLIDDMVASALKWSGKFVWACKNYDGDVQSDQVAQGFGSLGLMTSVLMTPDGKTVEAEAAHGTVTRHYRMHQQGKATSTNPIASIFAWTGGLKYRGRFDDTPDVVRFAETLEQVCVETVESGQMTKDLAILVGPEQPWMTTEQFFEAIRTNLEKAMASWA; this comes from the coding sequence ATGGCCAAGATCAAGGTGAAGAACCCCGTCGTCGAGCTCGATGGCGACGAGATGACCCGCATCATTTGGCAGTGGATCCGCGAACGATTGATCCAGCCCTATCTGGACGTGGACCTCCGTTATTACGACCTGTCGATCGAGAACCGCGATGCGACCGACGACAAGGTCACCGTCGAAGCCGCCAATGCGATCAAGGAGCATGGCGTCGGCGTGAAGTGCGCGACGATCACGCCCGACGAGGCTCGCGTCGAGGAATTCAAGCTCAAGAAGATGTGGAAGTCGCCCAACGGCACGATCCGCAACATCCTCGGCGGCGTCGTCTTCCGCGAGCCGATCGTCATTTCCAACGTCCCGCGGCTGATCCCCGGCTGGACCGATCCGATCGTCGTCGGGCGTCACGCCTTCGGCGACCAGTACAAGGCGACCGACTTCCGCGTGCCAGGCGCCGGCAAGCTGACGATGAAGTGGACCGGCGAGGACGGCCAGGAGCTCGAATTCGAAGTGTTCGACTTCCCGAGCTCGGGCGTCGCCATGGGCATGTACAATCTGGACGAGAGCATCCGCGACTTCGCCCATGCCTGCTTCAACTACGGGCTCAACCGCGGGTGGCCGGTCTATCTCTCCACCAAGAACACGATCCTCAAGGCCTACGACGGGCGCTTCAAGGACTTGTTCCAGGAGATTTACGACAGCGATTACAAGGCGAAGTTCGAAGCTGCTGGCATCGAATATCAGCATCGCCTGATCGACGACATGGTCGCCTCGGCGCTCAAGTGGAGCGGCAAGTTCGTCTGGGCCTGCAAGAATTACGACGGCGACGTGCAATCCGACCAGGTCGCGCAGGGCTTCGGCTCGCTCGGCCTGATGACCTCGGTGCTGATGACGCCCGACGGCAAGACCGTCGAAGCGGAAGCGGCCCACGGCACCGTCACCCGCCACTATCGCATGCACCAGCAGGGCAAGGCGACTTCGACCAACCCGATCGCATCCATCTTCGCGTGGACCGGCGGCCTCAAGTACCGCGGCCGGTTCGACGACACGCCGGATGTCGTGCGCTTCGCCGAAACGCTCGAGCAGGTCTGCGTCGAAACGGTCGAGAGTGGGCAGATGACCAAGGATCTCGCCATCCTCGTCGGCCCGGAACAGCCGTGGATGACGACCGAGCAGTTCTTCGAGGCGATCCGCACCAATCTCGAGAAAGCGATGGCGTCCTGGGCGTAA
- the alaS gene encoding alanine--tRNA ligase, with the protein MMTMADIRRSFLDYFEKEGHARVASAPLVPQNDPTLMFVNAGMVPFKNVFTGLETRPYSTATSSQKCVRAGGKHNDLDNVGYTARHHTFFEMLGNFSFGNYFKDRAIELAWNLVTKEWGLSADRLTVTVYHTDDEAFDLWKKIAGLPESRIIRIPTKDNFWAMGDDGPCGPCSEIFFDHGDHIPGGPPGSPDEDGDRFVEIWNLVFMQYEQAAGEIVSELPKKSIDTGMGLERVAAVLQGVHDNYDTDLFKRLISASEELTHTKAEGETQASHRVIADHLRACGFLVADGVLPANEGRGYVLRRIMRRAMRHAHLLGANDPLMYRLVPTLVAEMGAAYPELVRAQPLIEATLQQEETRFRQTLATGLKLLDEASSELGEGGTLEGATAFKLYDTYGFPYDLTEDALRAKGIAVDREGFDAAMAEQKAKARAAWKGSGAKASEDIWFDLAEEHGATEFTGYAGDEGEGVVLALVKDGQPVDRAEVGETVEVLLNQTPFYGESGGQTGDAGKLTTLKGFDGEVEETSKPLGKLHVLRTKVIAGELSVGETVQQKVDSARRDRIRANHSATHLLHAALRHHLGSHVTQKGSLVADDYFRFDFSHPKALSREEIEAVEAEVNEQIRSNEPVTTRLMSPDEAIAAGAMALFGEKYGDEVRVLSMGRRVDADYSVELCGGTHVRALGDIQLLKIISESAVSAGVRRIEALTGEAARQWLTGREAKLREAATTLKSAPDEVPARIAALVEERRRLERELADAKKALAMGGGAKSDAPAPEDVGGRKFLGRVVEGFDPKGLRGAVDDLKKQLGSGIGALVAVNEGRASVAVGVTEDLAGELSAVDLVKAAVAALGGQGGGGRPDMAQGGGPDGSKAGEAIAAVKDALEKVAA; encoded by the coding sequence CTGATGACGATGGCGGATATCCGCCGCTCCTTCCTCGACTATTTTGAGAAGGAAGGGCACGCGCGCGTCGCCTCGGCGCCGCTGGTGCCGCAGAACGATCCGACCCTGATGTTCGTGAACGCCGGCATGGTCCCGTTCAAGAACGTCTTCACCGGTCTCGAGACGCGGCCGTACAGCACCGCAACCAGCTCGCAGAAATGCGTGCGCGCGGGCGGCAAGCACAACGATCTCGACAATGTCGGCTATACGGCCCGGCACCATACCTTCTTCGAAATGCTCGGCAATTTCTCGTTCGGCAATTATTTCAAGGATCGCGCGATCGAGCTCGCCTGGAATTTGGTCACGAAGGAGTGGGGGCTCAGCGCGGACCGCCTGACCGTCACCGTCTATCATACCGACGATGAAGCCTTCGACCTGTGGAAGAAGATCGCCGGCCTTCCGGAAAGCCGGATCATTCGCATTCCAACCAAGGACAATTTCTGGGCGATGGGCGACGACGGCCCATGCGGACCCTGCTCGGAAATCTTCTTCGACCATGGCGACCACATCCCCGGCGGCCCGCCGGGCAGCCCGGACGAGGACGGCGACCGGTTCGTCGAGATCTGGAACCTCGTCTTCATGCAATACGAGCAGGCGGCCGGCGAGATCGTGTCGGAGCTGCCGAAGAAGAGCATCGACACCGGGATGGGCCTCGAGCGCGTGGCAGCGGTGCTCCAGGGCGTCCACGACAATTACGACACGGACCTGTTCAAGCGGCTGATCTCCGCTAGCGAGGAGCTGACCCACACCAAGGCGGAAGGGGAGACTCAGGCCAGCCACCGGGTCATCGCCGACCATCTGCGTGCCTGCGGCTTCCTTGTCGCCGACGGCGTACTGCCGGCCAATGAGGGCAGGGGCTATGTGCTTCGCCGGATCATGCGGCGGGCAATGCGTCATGCCCACCTGCTCGGCGCCAATGACCCGCTGATGTACCGGCTAGTCCCGACCCTGGTCGCCGAGATGGGCGCCGCCTATCCGGAGCTGGTCCGGGCGCAGCCGTTGATCGAAGCGACGCTCCAGCAGGAAGAGACGCGTTTCCGCCAGACGCTCGCAACCGGGCTCAAGCTGCTCGACGAAGCCAGTTCGGAGCTCGGCGAGGGCGGCACGCTCGAGGGTGCGACCGCCTTCAAGCTCTACGACACCTATGGCTTCCCTTACGACCTCACCGAGGACGCGCTCCGCGCCAAAGGCATTGCGGTTGACCGTGAAGGTTTCGACGCAGCCATGGCCGAGCAGAAGGCCAAAGCGCGCGCGGCTTGGAAGGGCTCAGGCGCCAAGGCGAGCGAGGACATCTGGTTCGACCTTGCCGAGGAGCATGGGGCGACCGAGTTCACGGGCTATGCCGGCGATGAGGGCGAGGGTGTGGTCCTCGCGCTGGTCAAGGACGGCCAGCCTGTCGACCGCGCCGAAGTGGGCGAGACCGTGGAGGTCCTGCTCAATCAGACCCCATTCTACGGCGAGAGCGGCGGCCAGACTGGCGACGCAGGAAAACTAACGACGCTCAAAGGCTTTGATGGAGAGGTTGAGGAAACATCTAAGCCGCTCGGCAAGCTTCATGTCCTGCGCACGAAGGTGATTGCCGGCGAGTTGTCGGTCGGCGAGACCGTGCAACAGAAGGTCGACAGCGCGCGGCGCGACCGGATTCGGGCAAACCATAGCGCCACGCACCTCCTTCATGCCGCGCTGCGCCATCACCTGGGCTCGCACGTCACCCAGAAGGGCAGCCTCGTCGCCGACGATTATTTCCGCTTCGACTTCTCGCACCCGAAAGCGCTGAGCCGCGAAGAAATTGAGGCTGTCGAGGCGGAAGTGAACGAGCAGATCCGCTCGAACGAGCCGGTGACGACGCGGCTGATGAGCCCGGACGAGGCCATTGCGGCCGGTGCCATGGCGCTGTTCGGCGAGAAGTACGGCGACGAAGTTCGCGTCCTCTCCATGGGGCGTAGGGTCGATGCCGACTATTCGGTCGAATTGTGCGGCGGCACCCACGTGCGTGCGCTTGGCGATATCCAGCTGCTCAAGATCATTTCAGAAAGCGCCGTCTCTGCCGGTGTCCGCCGCATCGAGGCTCTGACCGGCGAAGCGGCGCGCCAGTGGCTCACCGGCCGTGAAGCCAAGCTGCGGGAGGCCGCCACGACACTGAAAAGCGCGCCCGATGAAGTGCCCGCGCGCATAGCCGCCCTAGTCGAGGAGCGGCGGCGGCTAGAACGCGAGCTTGCCGATGCCAAGAAGGCGCTGGCGATGGGCGGCGGCGCGAAGAGCGATGCTCCGGCGCCCGAGGACGTCGGTGGGCGAAAATTTCTCGGTCGAGTCGTCGAAGGCTTCGATCCCAAGGGCTTACGTGGCGCTGTTGACGACCTGAAGAAGCAGCTCGGATCCGGTATCGGCGCGCTCGTGGCCGTGAACGAGGGGCGGGCAAGCGTTGCCGTGGGGGTGACCGAGGACCTTGCCGGCGAGCTTAGCGCCGTCGACTTGGTCAAGGCGGCGGTTGCCGCGCTTGGCGGCCAGGGCGGCGGCGGACGTCCCGACATGGCCCAGGGCGGCGGCCCGGACGGATCGAAGGCGGGCGAGGCGATCGCCGCCGTGAAAGACGCGCTGGAGAAGGTGGCGGCTTGA
- a CDS encoding cation:proton antiporter: MHGDEFSTSGLSDALVILGAAGIVIPAFARFRISPIIGFILIGLLVGPAGLGSMANDVPWLSYVTISNPEAIEPFAELGVILLLFSIGLELSFRRLWSMRRLVFGVGAAELLLSGALIGFGLYLMGQGMAGAIGLGLALALSSTSLVIPLVGTHSAVGRSSLAMLLFEDVAIVPIVFFLGAMAPTANAGVDSLLLTMLFGGVAAVGLLLGGRFLLPGLFAQAARTKSPELFLAACLVVVIVSSLITSAIGFSPVLGALIAGIVIAETDYRGEVEVVTAPFRGLGLGIFLITIGMSVDLRLVIANWQEILVAVLAVLGIKAAVTAALLRIEGASWAVAAETGVLMASPSETTLIVLGAATAAQLVLPETAAFWQIVTAIGLTITPLLGKLGKLASRVDRHNQSEVADALSNEGPPKVVLLGFGRVGQMVADMLDAHARPYVAVDSDVDACQRAKDAGYQVVFGDVSHPEIIERLQHAIPAAIVLTMDNPVLVARIAKRLRASFPDLPIIARARDTAHAAKLYRAGVTDAVPETLEASLQLAEATLVDLGIAMGPVIASIHEKRDELRAEIKSEADLEEKPSLGRRRLREAAPAPNTGTR, encoded by the coding sequence ATGCACGGCGACGAATTCAGCACCTCGGGCCTTAGCGATGCGCTGGTGATCCTCGGCGCTGCCGGGATCGTCATCCCGGCCTTCGCGCGCTTCCGCATCAGCCCCATCATCGGCTTCATCCTGATCGGCTTGCTGGTGGGGCCGGCAGGCCTCGGCTCAATGGCGAACGACGTGCCCTGGCTTAGCTATGTCACCATCTCCAACCCCGAGGCGATCGAGCCGTTCGCCGAGCTTGGCGTTATCCTGCTCCTCTTCTCGATCGGGCTCGAGCTGTCGTTCCGGCGCTTGTGGTCGATGCGAAGGCTGGTGTTCGGGGTCGGGGCGGCGGAGCTGCTCCTGTCCGGCGCACTGATCGGGTTTGGCCTCTACCTGATGGGCCAGGGAATGGCCGGAGCAATCGGGCTCGGCCTTGCACTTGCCCTCTCGTCCACCTCGCTCGTCATCCCTCTGGTCGGCACGCACAGTGCAGTCGGACGGTCATCGCTGGCGATGCTGCTGTTCGAGGACGTGGCGATCGTGCCCATCGTCTTCTTCCTCGGCGCGATGGCGCCGACCGCCAACGCGGGCGTCGATTCGCTGTTGCTGACCATGCTGTTCGGCGGTGTCGCAGCGGTCGGGCTGCTGCTGGGGGGCCGGTTCCTGTTGCCGGGGCTGTTCGCACAAGCGGCGCGGACGAAGAGCCCGGAGCTGTTCCTCGCTGCCTGCCTGGTTGTGGTGATCGTCTCCAGCCTCATCACCTCGGCGATCGGCTTCTCGCCCGTCCTCGGCGCGCTGATCGCCGGCATCGTCATCGCCGAGACAGATTATCGCGGCGAGGTGGAGGTGGTGACCGCTCCATTCCGCGGGCTCGGCCTCGGCATCTTCCTCATCACGATCGGCATGAGTGTCGACCTGAGGCTGGTGATTGCCAACTGGCAGGAAATCCTCGTCGCCGTCCTTGCAGTGCTGGGCATCAAGGCGGCCGTCACGGCGGCCCTCCTGCGGATCGAAGGCGCCAGCTGGGCGGTCGCGGCAGAGACCGGCGTGCTGATGGCGTCGCCATCGGAAACGACACTGATCGTACTCGGCGCAGCGACTGCCGCGCAACTCGTGCTGCCCGAAACCGCGGCCTTCTGGCAGATCGTGACCGCGATCGGGCTGACCATCACGCCGCTGCTCGGCAAGCTCGGCAAGCTCGCGAGCCGCGTCGATCGGCATAACCAGTCAGAAGTCGCCGATGCACTGAGCAATGAAGGTCCGCCAAAGGTCGTCCTGCTCGGCTTCGGGCGCGTCGGGCAGATGGTAGCCGACATGCTTGACGCCCATGCGCGGCCCTATGTGGCGGTCGACTCCGACGTCGATGCTTGCCAGCGGGCGAAAGATGCCGGTTACCAGGTCGTGTTCGGCGATGTGTCGCATCCCGAGATCATCGAGCGGCTGCAGCATGCCATACCGGCGGCAATCGTGCTGACGATGGACAATCCGGTGCTGGTCGCCCGCATTGCCAAAAGGCTGCGGGCCAGCTTCCCCGACCTGCCGATCATCGCCCGGGCGCGCGACACCGCCCATGCCGCCAAGCTCTACAGGGCTGGGGTCACCGACGCCGTTCCAGAAACGCTCGAAGCGTCGCTACAACTGGCCGAAGCGACCCTCGTCGATCTCGGCATCGCCATGGGGCCGGTGATCGCAAGTATTCATGAAAAGCGCGACGAGCTGCGCGCGGAAATCAAATCCGAAGCGGACCTTGAGGAGAAGCCTTCCTTGGGCCGTCGACGACTCCGCGAGGCCGCTCCCGCGCCCAACACAGGAACTCGCTAG
- a CDS encoding DUF2945 domain-containing protein, with protein MAKQLKAGDKVTWKSHGGTAHGKVVKKLTSECQIKGHKVAASKDNPEFLVETDEGKQAAHKPEALTKA; from the coding sequence ATGGCGAAGCAGCTCAAGGCGGGCGACAAGGTCACGTGGAAATCGCACGGCGGCACCGCGCACGGGAAGGTCGTGAAAAAGCTGACGTCCGAATGCCAGATCAAGGGCCACAAGGTCGCGGCGTCGAAGGACAACCCCGAATTTCTGGTCGAGACGGACGAAGGGAAGCAGGCGGCGCACAAGCCGGAAGCCCTCACCAAGGCGTGA
- a CDS encoding phosphatidylserine decarboxylase: MPALDKHDTPLPTTTVKWRFPSVHPEGRKYVVISAAVTAVTYMLISHFLAWLFVGVTIWVATFFRDPVRTTPRGDRLIVAPADGLITMIARVSPPPELRGTGGLDDAECTRVSIFMSVFDVHINRAPISGVIRRVAYVPGKFINADLDKASEDNERQHFMVEGSDGLKIGFTQIAGLVARRILAFVREGDVVEAGQRIGLIRFGSRVDVYLPAGTSPKVLLGQRAIAGETVIAEAGVDATLTGISQ; encoded by the coding sequence ATGCCCGCACTCGACAAGCACGACACGCCGCTGCCGACGACCACCGTCAAATGGCGCTTCCCCTCCGTCCATCCGGAAGGCCGCAAATATGTGGTGATCTCGGCTGCGGTGACGGCCGTCACCTATATGCTGATCAGCCATTTCCTCGCCTGGCTGTTCGTCGGGGTGACGATCTGGGTCGCGACCTTCTTCCGCGATCCCGTGCGCACGACGCCGCGGGGCGACCGGCTGATCGTCGCGCCCGCCGATGGACTGATCACCATGATCGCTCGCGTCTCGCCGCCGCCGGAATTGAGGGGTACGGGCGGGCTCGATGATGCTGAGTGCACCCGCGTCTCGATTTTCATGAGTGTCTTCGACGTGCACATCAATCGTGCGCCGATCAGCGGCGTCATCCGCCGCGTCGCTTACGTGCCCGGCAAATTCATCAACGCCGACCTCGACAAGGCGAGCGAAGATAATGAGCGCCAGCACTTCATGGTCGAAGGGAGCGACGGCCTGAAGATCGGCTTCACACAGATCGCCGGTCTCGTGGCTCGGCGAATCCTCGCTTTCGTGCGCGAGGGGGATGTCGTCGAAGCGGGGCAGCGCATCGGCCTGATCCGCTTCGGCAGCCGCGTCGACGTCTATCTGCCGGCGGGCACGTCGCCCAAGGTCCTCCTCGGCCAGCGTGCGATCGCCGGCGAAACCGTCATCGCGGAGGCCGGCGTCGACGCGACGCTGACGGGCATCAGCCAGTGA
- a CDS encoding GFA family protein, giving the protein MIDTSSPEPVTLDGACHCGAVKFTAELPNGLASARRCTCSICRMRGAIAVTGSVEGFRLHQGEDKLATYRFNTGVAEHHFCTRCGIYTHHKRRSNPDELGINVACLNGVSPFDFPEVVVNDGERHPSDDPDGKSYVAGRLRFEPGDA; this is encoded by the coding sequence TTGATCGACACCAGCTCACCCGAGCCTGTCACGCTCGACGGCGCGTGCCACTGCGGTGCCGTCAAGTTCACAGCGGAATTGCCGAATGGCCTCGCCTCAGCCCGGCGCTGCACCTGTTCGATATGCCGGATGCGCGGCGCCATCGCAGTGACTGGCAGCGTCGAAGGCTTCAGGCTCCATCAAGGCGAGGACAAGCTTGCGACTTACCGGTTCAACACCGGAGTCGCGGAACATCATTTCTGTACCCGCTGCGGCATTTACACGCACCACAAGCGCCGCTCGAACCCAGACGAGCTAGGCATCAACGTCGCCTGCCTAAACGGCGTGTCGCCGTTCGACTTTCCCGAGGTGGTGGTCAACGATGGCGAGCGCCACCCGAGCGACGATCCTGACGGAAAGAGCTACGTCGCGGGGCGGTTGCGTTTCGAGCCGGGGGACGCCTGA
- a CDS encoding FAD-dependent oxidoreductase, with the protein MRHPDLLIIGGGPAGLMAGLLFARSGCRVRVVEKHEDFLHDFRGDTVHPSTMGVLRDIGLLDRFLERPHQRLWRAELRIAGEEMVVGDLSGVRGSTPFVAIMPQWDFLDFLRSEAERLPNFELQMGVAAERLLFSGTRISGVRLTSSEEVQCPLVLCCDGRRSLVREQDVLPIKDLGSPIDVFWFELPKRSDERGTLRIAVEAGQILVRVDRGHYWQCALVFPKRRAAEVRGRGIDQLVEQLEQLEPRLGRIGGDLVSMDQLHLLEVSLDRLRRWSRPGLLAIGDAAHAMSPMGGIGINIAIQDAVAAANLLAEPLSRGERVDHLLRKVQARRAFSAGVIQAVQKVAQNWVLAPILWRDRPMRRPPLPLRLAHSQPAIRRVIGRAIALGIRREKVLTREAA; encoded by the coding sequence GTGAGGCATCCCGATCTGCTGATCATCGGCGGCGGTCCCGCTGGGTTGATGGCGGGCCTGCTGTTCGCGCGCAGCGGTTGCCGCGTGCGAGTGGTCGAAAAGCATGAGGATTTCCTGCACGATTTCCGCGGCGACACGGTCCACCCTTCAACGATGGGCGTGCTCCGGGACATCGGCCTGCTCGACCGCTTTCTCGAGCGACCGCACCAGCGCCTGTGGCGCGCTGAGTTGCGGATCGCCGGCGAGGAGATGGTCGTCGGCGATCTGTCAGGCGTCCGCGGGTCGACACCCTTCGTGGCGATCATGCCGCAGTGGGACTTCCTCGACTTCCTTCGCAGCGAGGCCGAGCGCCTCCCGAACTTTGAACTGCAGATGGGCGTAGCTGCCGAACGGCTGCTCTTCAGCGGTACGCGGATTTCCGGCGTCCGGCTGACCTCCAGTGAGGAGGTGCAATGCCCGCTCGTCCTCTGCTGCGACGGGCGGCGCAGCCTGGTTCGCGAGCAGGACGTCCTGCCAATCAAGGATCTGGGATCGCCGATCGACGTCTTCTGGTTCGAGCTGCCCAAGCGCAGCGATGAACGCGGCACCCTGCGGATTGCCGTCGAGGCTGGCCAGATCCTGGTTCGGGTGGATCGCGGGCATTACTGGCAGTGCGCTCTCGTCTTCCCGAAGAGACGCGCAGCGGAAGTGCGGGGACGCGGGATCGACCAGTTAGTCGAACAGCTGGAGCAACTGGAGCCGCGGCTCGGCCGGATCGGCGGCGACCTCGTCAGCATGGATCAGCTCCATCTGCTGGAAGTCAGCCTGGACCGGCTTCGGCGCTGGTCGCGTCCGGGGCTGCTGGCAATCGGCGACGCTGCCCACGCGATGTCGCCGATGGGCGGCATCGGCATCAACATCGCCATTCAGGACGCGGTTGCGGCTGCCAATCTGCTGGCCGAGCCGCTCTCCCGAGGTGAGCGGGTGGACCACCTGCTCCGAAAAGTGCAGGCGCGGCGCGCTTTTTCCGCCGGGGTCATCCAGGCGGTGCAGAAAGTGGCGCAGAACTGGGTTCTAGCCCCGATACTGTGGCGTGACCGCCCAATGCGTCGGCCGCCGCTGCCCTTGCGCCTCGCACACTCGCAGCCGGCGATCCGGCGCGTGATCGGCCGCGCGATCGCCTTGGGCATTCGCCGGGAAAAGGTGCTCACCCGCGAAGCCGCATGA
- a CDS encoding phosphatidylcholine/phosphatidylserine synthase, producing the protein MIPNAITALALCMGLTGVRFAIGDEWEKALGAIVLAGVLDGMDGRIARLLRAQSKFGAELDSLADNIAFGTAPALVLFLWSLQFAPKFGWTAALALAVCCALRLARFNARIDAAEQPHKSAGFNTGVPAPAGAGIAFVPIFLWLVTGIDLFRAWYLVMPWTLFVATLMISSLPTYSWSSIRIRREWRLFALAGVAVLGAALLTAPWVTLLGVSALYLLMIPVAMTSYAKVKRRRAISR; encoded by the coding sequence ATGATCCCGAATGCGATTACCGCGCTCGCCTTGTGCATGGGACTGACGGGCGTCCGCTTCGCAATCGGCGATGAGTGGGAGAAGGCGTTGGGCGCAATCGTCCTTGCCGGCGTTCTCGACGGCATGGACGGGCGCATCGCCCGGCTGCTGCGGGCGCAGAGCAAGTTCGGGGCGGAGCTGGACTCGCTGGCCGACAATATCGCGTTCGGGACCGCGCCGGCCCTCGTCCTTTTCCTGTGGTCGCTTCAGTTCGCCCCGAAATTCGGATGGACGGCGGCGCTTGCGCTGGCGGTATGCTGCGCGCTCCGCCTCGCGCGGTTCAACGCGCGGATCGACGCCGCCGAACAGCCGCACAAATCAGCCGGCTTCAACACCGGCGTTCCGGCGCCGGCAGGGGCGGGGATCGCGTTCGTCCCAATTTTCCTGTGGCTGGTGACCGGCATCGACCTGTTCAGGGCGTGGTACCTGGTCATGCCGTGGACGCTCTTCGTCGCCACGCTGATGATCTCGAGCCTGCCGACCTATAGCTGGTCTTCGATCAGGATCCGCCGCGAATGGCGGCTGTTCGCACTGGCCGGTGTCGCGGTGCTCGGCGCGGCACTGCTGACCGCGCCGTGGGTGACGCTTCTCGGCGTCTCAGCGCTCTATCTGTTGATGATCCCCGTCGCGATGACGAGCTATGCGAAGGTCAAGCGGCGGCGCGCCATTTCGCGCTAG